The Octopus sinensis unplaced genomic scaffold, ASM634580v1 Contig12593, whole genome shotgun sequence nucleotide sequence tatcttatttttatatcttaGTTTATTTGAGGCCTTACGCGGATTATAGGATTACTCGGACTATTTTCAGTCTTATGTTGGCTTTACGTCTGTTTATACATTCAGTGTTGATTACAACTTTATAGATATACTTTGTGGTATAGTTTAGTACTAAAACGAAACCATGAATGCActagaaatatacaaataaacaaacatggcGTCGAAAACAAAATATTACCAGCTTGTCGCTTTGCAAAGAGATGGAGTGAGCAACAAGGGCAAAACAAAACAGTTGAATGTGTGCTGTAAAACAGTGTTCAATACTTGGAAACGATATATGGAGTCCGCTACTTCCTCTAGCAAGCAAAATCTTGGTAGGAATCGATCAATTTGTACTAAACAAACTGTTGAAACGTTGAAGCGTTGAAGACACGAATGAACCAAAATCCGCGCAGGAGTACAAGAAAACTACAAAAGCTCTTGATCTTTCGAAATCGTCAATGCACAGGATTTTTAAAGAGGATTTAAAGCTAACTGCATACAAGAAACAATCCCAGCAGATAATTTCAGCAGCTTCCAAGAAGAAACGGCTCGACAGGGGTAAAACAATATGAGCTGAGATGAAACGCACTGCTAACAAAGTGCTGATCTAGTCCGACAAGATCTTCATTGTGGAgacagatacctatttctttactacccagaaggggctaaacacagaaaggacaaacaaggacagacaaactgattaagtcgattatatcgaccctagcgcgtaactggttcttaatttatcgaccccgaaaggatgaaaggcaaagtcgaccacggcggaatttgaactcagaacgtaacggcagacgaaataccgctaagcatttcgtccagcgcactAACGtgtatgccagctcgccgccttctgtggAGACAGATACCAACAGGCAGAATAACAGGCTTTAGTCACGTAATGTAAGAAACTTGCCGAAGGTAGCAGGAGCCATTTACGCCGTCAGACGTCGTCTTAATTCATGGTGTCGGCCGCAGCTGCATTTGATGTATCCAAGTCTCCTTTGCTCTTCAGTGATGCCGGCGTCAAGTTCAACAATGAAGTTTATGTGGAAATGTTGGATGAGAAAGTGTTACCCTGGGTCACAGAAACCTTTGATGACCGTTACACCTTCATTCAAGACGGGTCTCCGGCCAACACATTCAATTTAACACAGAGATGCAAAGGGCATTTCAGCGGTTTTTGGGACAAGATGATGTGGCCTCTCTCAAGCGCAAACATCAATCCCATGGACTTTGCTATCTGGTCTATCGTAAAGAGTAATGTTTCTGCTCGCTCCTATTCAAATGTGTCAGATCTGAAGAAAGCCCTTCTGTCTTCATGGATCAAGTTGGACGAAGAGGTGGTACGGCGCACATGCAACTCTGTGACCACTCGTCATTCTGAAATGTAATTACTGCAATGGAGTGACAATTTACATTAGAACGTGTGTGCTAAATTTCATTATCCTACCTTAAGTTTATTTTGTGAATGGTTAAGAAATATCAATGGGTAAATCTGTCTGGAACaccctctgagtgtgtgtgtgtgtctgagtatgtgtgtgtggcattgGATCAAAGTTTTTTGTGAATGGTTAAGAAACATCAATGGGTAAATCTTTCTAGAACACCttctgagtatatgtatgtgtgtgtggcattgGATCAAAGTTTTTTTGTGAATGGTTAAGAAACATCAATGGGTAAATCTTTCTAGAACACCttctgagtatatgtatgtgtgtgtggcattgGATCAAAGATTTTTGTGAATGGTTAAGAAATATCAATGGGTAAATCTTTCTAGAACACCctctgagtatatgtatgtgtgtgtggcattggatcaaagttttttttatgtttttgttttgtgtattatttaaataatattagggACAAGGATTTCCTACATATTTCATGTTGAGACAGTTTTTACCCCAAATGTTTATTCTCTTAACTTTatgttaaaattcttcaagagacAAAATATTCTACCGCTTATTTAATCGTGGAAGGGGATTTtactttataatttatttctttgtgcGTGTGTAGGGTCGGATTCGTGGCGGGCTAGCTAGGAAATTCGCTGCGGGCTAGCTAGGAAAAAAAGGACTTCCGGGCGCGGAGAAGATTAACAGAAGAATGACAGCAGCGTGCGGGAAATTAATCTGAGGGAACTATACAAAAATAACTGAAGACTTAATCCCTATTGTACTTAAAGTAATAAACCTTTAGTAAATGCATACTTGTCTCCACTCGTTTCTTTACGTATGGCTTAAAAAAAGCTATAcgtatttatttcatgtttcgaACAGATTGCTCCCCGACAAATCTTGTAGCAAAATTCAACAATATTTCTGTATAATGCTAACTGTTTGGTGGAAGTCAGCTGCTCACTTGACGTCAATGTAGTAGAAGAAAATTCCAAAGACAGAAGGTAACCAGACAACACCGATAAGAATTTTACAAATCCTTTTTCCAAAATATACTTTATCTATTtaggtgtaggagtagctgtgcggtaagtagcatgcttaccaaccacatggttccgggttcagttccactgcgtggcaccttgggcaagtgtcttctactatagcttcgagccgaccaaagccttgtgagtgaattcggtagacggaaactgaaaagaagcccgtcgtatatatgtatatgtaatatatatgtgtgtgtatgtttgtgtgtctgtgttggttccccctccctcccaacatcgctttacaaccgatgttggaatgtttatatccccgtgacttagcagttcggcaaaagaacacgatagatagaataaaaactaggcatacaaagaataagtcctgggatcgatttcctcgattaaaaggcggtgctccagcatggccgcagtcaaatgactgaaacaagtaacagagtaaaagagtattccatTAATTACTGTGAATCGGCAAAATTGTGAGAGTTTCGGAAAatatgctttgcggtatttgttccggctctttaagtTTGGAGTTCATATCCCGCcgatgtcagctttgcctttcagcctttcaaggtcgataaactaAAATAGCTGTCAATCAAGTGCCGGAGATCGATAACACCGACTTGCTCCTCAATACTGCTGGCCTTGAACCTAATTTAACAATCATTAGTGGAGCAAAAGGATATGTAACAACTCGCGCGAATCAGATTATAGCTGAACTCGGTGTTTTAAAGGAATTCAGTTCTGTAATTCATACGTTCCAACTAATCATCGTATCTGATAAGATTAAAAATCTGTAAGGCCTTCATAAAATCTCAAGGGTGAATGGTTGTGAAAAGGACTTCAGAAATAATGCTTTACTTTATAATTATACTACTGGGTATAGAGCCAATTAAAATGAACTTTAAATGTCTACAAAACACAAACTGCGAGCTCTTTGTTCGTAAGGaaaaactgatagatagatagatagatagatagatagatagatagatagatagatagatagatagatagatagatagatagatagatagatagatagatagatagatagatagatagatagatagatagatagatagatagatagatagatagatagatagatagatatgcatttacgtatatatatatattatatatatatatatatatagctttgagctgaaactagagagaaaaatatatgtatgtatgtatatatatatatgtgcatacatacatagatcatgcatgcatacatacatacataaataatacatacatacatacatacatacatacatacatacatacatacatacatacatacatacatacatacgtgcgtacgtacttacgtatatacatacattctaagTTTACAggttcagttaaaaatatttaatgccATACTGCAGGTGAAAATGTTATATGCAATTCCAGGAGTGAATGATGAGGTTAGGCCATGTGTTGTCAAAATCTGAAGATCGTAGGGTTGTACATTGTGTTGCGTAAAGAATCTTTCGAAAATCTATTGCCATCATGTGGGGAAAAGGCTGTGTGTATGCGAGGAGGACGTGAGATAGATTAGCGAATGCGCTACGTTCACTTCTTATCGGTTATTGAAAACTTGTTTATGTTGCCTAATGAGGATAGCTTCTTTGATCCGTGAATTCCTAATATTTGGTCTACGACTGAAATAATATCCGTGACATCGTGATTCCCGTATTTATGCAAGTTTTTTCGACTAATAAGAAGTCTGCATAGAGATGTGCTCAGATTCAGGTGTGAAAATATCGAATCTTAACAGCCAATAATATTtcgcctagcggtatttcgtctaggcgagctggcagagacgttagcacgccgggcgaaatgcgtagtcgtttttcgtctgccgttacgttctgagttcaaattccgccacggtcgactttgtctttcatcctttcggggtcgataaattaagtaccagttacgcactggggtcgatataatcgacttaatacctatgtctgtccttgtttgtcctctctatgtttagccccttgtgggtaataaagaaataggtatttcgtctaggcgagctggcagaaacgttagcactccgggcgaaatgcgtagtcgtatttcgtctgccgttacgttctgagttcaaattcctccgaggtcgactttgcctttcatcctttcggggtcgataaattaagtaccagttacgcattggggtcgatataatcgacttaatccgtttgtctgtccttgtttgtcctctctgtgtttagccccttgggggtagtaaagaaataggtatttcgtctagcgttaccttctgagttcaaattctgccgaaatcgactttgcctttcatcctttcggggtcgattaaataagtaccagttacgcttggggtcgatgtaatcgactgaagccctttgtctgtcctcgtttgtcccctctatgtttaccccgctgtgggcaataaagaaataaatatttctgtctTGAAACAATAATGATCGCAGTCTTAGGCACACTCTATCTAGCTCTCCGAATGAATAACAAGAATTGAAGTAGAAAAgctgaaagaacaaaaaaatacttcactgattgagaaagaaagcagggACTAGTACACTAAAGTCCAAAATAACAGCTGATTGGCGAAAACCAGATGAAAGGTCTACAAAAATCTATGCCAACAGAGCATAGCCAAGAGGAAATGGGGGAACTTTTGTGGTTCGGCCGTAACCGAAGATGCTGGCGGttgaatttggctgttatttctagctgatcaAGGGATTGCATTGAGGCTTCTTTGTGTAATGGTCCTGGGGGAAGGAGTTGGGTGTCGAAGGCCAGaggttgatagtggtggtggtgggagcagATAAAGTAAATAGAAAGGCAGGAAAGCAGAAGGTTACTTGGTGCGACGGTGAGCTGTTTGTTGTTTCcgttgctcttgttattgttgttgttgtcgttgttgtcgttgttgttgttgttgaagctgctaatgttgctgttcttcttgttattgctattgttgttgttgttgttgctgtctgtAGGTCGAATGTACCTTTCCTGCTGTAGATTCCTGCGAGAGTTGCAGCATCTTACAGCTACAATATGTTTTACGTTTAGACAAACATTGCCAGCAACGAGCAAACCAAGCGCAGAGCTGAAGGAAGGCCCTACAGCAGCGTGCAAACAGAAAGattgatggtgtggtggtggtggtggtggtggtggacagggGTGAGAATGGAACTGGCGGTGATAGAACTGATGTTGGCAGAGGGGGTGATAATCGGGTGGGGGGGCAGGGCATAGGTATTACTGATGGTGGCGAAACAAGTAATTTATGATGATAGCGATCATGAtcgcagtggtggtgatggtcggttgatataatgataatggtggtggcggtggcggtggtcgtggtcgtggtggtcgtggtcgtggtcgtggtcgtggtcgtggtcgtggtcgtggtggaaaTACATAAGATTTATCAAGACtcgaaaataaacaagaaataactGGTTTGTGAAAGATACACAGAATCAACGGGAACGTTTAACAATGTCCAGAGAAAGTtaaatattggtggaacatttcttcttctttctttttcttcgacatcttcttcttcttcttcttcttcttcttcttcttattattattattattattattattattattattattattattattattcttattcttcgacttctctttcttcctcttcttcgtcttcttctatacacacgtatacatatgcttaaaatgtgtatgtgagcgcgtatacatatgtatgtaggtatatatgtgtgtgtttgtgtgtgtatgtgtgttttatatatatttctttgtgtgaATGTACACAGTtattatgcacacgcacacatatatacatacatacatacatacatacatacatacacacacacacacatacatacatacatacatacatacatacatacatacatacatacatacaacatacatacatacatacaccacacacatacatacatacatacatacatacatacatacatacacacatacatacaatacatacatacatacatacacacacacatacatacatacatacatacatacatcatacatactacatacatacatacacacacacatacatacatacatacatacatacatacatacacacacacatacatacatacatacatacatacatacatacataccatacataccacacacatacatacatacatacatacatacatacatacatactatacatacatacacacacacacacatacatacatacatacatacatacatacatacataccatacatacatacacaccacacacacatacatacatcatacatacatacatacatacatacatacatacacacacacacatacatacatacatacatacatacatacatacatacatacatacatacatacatacatacattcatacatacatacacacacggacacaggcacgcagacacacatacatgcatgcatgcatgtaaaactTACCAatagtttataatttaaatatatatgagcgtgtctagatatgtaactatatgcatgagaatgcatacataaaacaaagcatacaaatctgcacgtatacatagaaagatagatagatagatacatacatacatacatacatacatacatacatacatacacaaattaccctgttgttgatggtgaaatttcaatgaaggagccttgaatctaggtttgaaaccggttctttctctctggccagaaatcttgaaataaactgaataatgacatacatacaatcaaGATGCCGAGTTGTCTAATTTCCTTGGTGATGAAACAAGACACCTTACAACGTTTGCTCCGGCTTTCCAGCAAGGTCAAGGCTACCTTTCATAGCAGCTGGCAATTTCTAAAACTCACACATCACGATACTTTCTTTTTCCAATCCCCAAAAACACTTCACTGTTCCTGCCCACTGCTCCTCTATGCATCCGGGATTATCCGGCCATCCCAGTCTCCCGAGACAAT carries:
- the LOC115229425 gene encoding uncharacterized protein LOC115229425; this translates as MVSAAAAFDVSKSPLLFSDAGVKFNNEVYVEMLDEKVLPWVTETFDDRYTFIQDGSPANTFNLTQRCKGHFSGFWDKMMWPLSSANINPMDFAIWSIVKSNVSARSYSNVSDLKKALLSSWIKLDEEVVRRTCNSVTTRHSEM